The proteins below are encoded in one region of Triticum aestivum cultivar Chinese Spring chromosome 1B, IWGSC CS RefSeq v2.1, whole genome shotgun sequence:
- the LOC123132949 gene encoding F-box/FBD/LRR-repeat protein At1g13570 isoform X1, translating to MPMSETELVRLVLAVKVYQMDHGSSPTKICKSVVNEDIISTLPEALRDKILCCLPIKEAVGTCLLSRTWRYTWASMTELMFRRADFASGNDNADDDRRFLKFTDMFLFLHNGPILKFGLNTIANEMVSTGGHLYRWMLMLSRNKIKEIQLQTSIRDSYKVPSSFFSCDELEYVYLRACVFTSLHLPPPSKGFKQLHTLRLEYVTVEGNSLGDLVASCPNLEKLNIRGLYSKSNINIRSTKLKVLKIEGWFTHLNLHAPYLTSVWIGLELNSDTDGASTTRCNFNLSPFIASLSDVETIRFHGHILECVEHEFLILKQPKLFNRLTEISLEINLGDLKEANFALCLFQHAPNLRFVKLKLISRNSVVPTVHFWESIDRDVCLFQNVEVLGLFDFTGSSAELSFLKLLLEDAPVLRKVGIIDKGLHRNVLKYLLKLRRASRDAEILIL from the exons ATGCCAATGTCAGAGACTGAACTTGTTAGGTTG GTACTCGCAGTAAAAGTGTACCAAATGGACCATGGGAGTTCCCCAACGAAGATATGTAAGTCTGTTGTGAATGAAGATATCATCAGCACTCTACCTGAAGCTCTCAGAGACAAAATCCTTTGTTGTCTGCCAATAAAAGAAGCTGTTGGAACATGCCTCTTGTCAAGGACTTGGAGGTACACATGGGCTTCAATGACCGAACTGATGTTCAGGAGAGCTGATTTCGCTTCAGGAAATGACAATGCAGACGATGACCGCAGATTTCTTAAGTTCACTGATATGTTTCTCTTCCTCCACAACGGCCCAATTCTGAAGTTTGGCCTGAATACCATAGCGAATGAAATGGTATCCACTGGAGGACACCTTTACCGTTGGATGCTTATGCTGTCAAGAAATAAGATTAAGGAGATTCAACTTCAGACAAGTATACGTGACAGTTACAAGGTCCCGTCTAGTTTTTTCTCCTGCGATGAACTAGAATATGTGTATCTGCGAGCTTGTGTTTTCACTAGTTTACATTTGCCACCTCCATCTAAAGGCTTCAAACAATTGCATACTCTTCGTCTAGAATATGTCACTGTGGAAGGAAATAGTTTAGGGGATTTAGTAGCGAGTTGCCCGAATTTGGAGAAACTTAATATTCGTGGATTGTACAGCAAATCCAATATAAATATTCGTTCAACAAAGCTCAAGGTGCTAAAAATTGAAGGCTGGTTTACACACCTCAATCTGCATGCTCCTTATCTTACTTCCGTATGGATCGGATTGGAACTGAATTCTGACACAGATGGTGCTTCGACAACCAGATGCAACTTCAATCTTTCTCCATTTATTGCTTCTCTTTCAGATGTTGAGACTATTAGGTTTCATGGACACATCCTTGAG TGCGTAGAACATGAATTTCTGATTCTCAAGCAGCCAAAATTATTCAACCGGCTGACAGAGATAAGCCTGGAGATCAATCTCGGTGATCTCAAGGAAGCAAATTTTGCCTTGTGCTTATTTCAGCATGCCCCCAACCTGCGATTTGTCAAACTAAAG CTCATTTCCAGGAATTCCGTGGTACCAACAGTGCATTTCTGGGAATCAATAGACCGTGATGTCTGTCTCTTCCAGAACGTTGAAGTACTTGGTTTGTTCGACTTTACTGGCTCCTCTGCGGAGCTAAGCTTCTTGAAACTTTTACTTGAAGATGCACCAGTGTTAAGAAAAGTGGGAATAATCGACAAGGGATTGCACAGAAATGTCCTAAAATATCTCCTGAAGCTGAGAAGAGCATCAAGGGATGCAGAAATATTGATTCTTTGA
- the LOC123132949 gene encoding F-box/FBD/LRR-repeat protein At1g13570 isoform X2 produces MDHGSSPTKICKSVVNEDIISTLPEALRDKILCCLPIKEAVGTCLLSRTWRYTWASMTELMFRRADFASGNDNADDDRRFLKFTDMFLFLHNGPILKFGLNTIANEMVSTGGHLYRWMLMLSRNKIKEIQLQTSIRDSYKVPSSFFSCDELEYVYLRACVFTSLHLPPPSKGFKQLHTLRLEYVTVEGNSLGDLVASCPNLEKLNIRGLYSKSNINIRSTKLKVLKIEGWFTHLNLHAPYLTSVWIGLELNSDTDGASTTRCNFNLSPFIASLSDVETIRFHGHILECVEHEFLILKQPKLFNRLTEISLEINLGDLKEANFALCLFQHAPNLRFVKLKLISRNSVVPTVHFWESIDRDVCLFQNVEVLGLFDFTGSSAELSFLKLLLEDAPVLRKVGIIDKGLHRNVLKYLLKLRRASRDAEILIL; encoded by the exons ATGGACCATGGGAGTTCCCCAACGAAGATATGTAAGTCTGTTGTGAATGAAGATATCATCAGCACTCTACCTGAAGCTCTCAGAGACAAAATCCTTTGTTGTCTGCCAATAAAAGAAGCTGTTGGAACATGCCTCTTGTCAAGGACTTGGAGGTACACATGGGCTTCAATGACCGAACTGATGTTCAGGAGAGCTGATTTCGCTTCAGGAAATGACAATGCAGACGATGACCGCAGATTTCTTAAGTTCACTGATATGTTTCTCTTCCTCCACAACGGCCCAATTCTGAAGTTTGGCCTGAATACCATAGCGAATGAAATGGTATCCACTGGAGGACACCTTTACCGTTGGATGCTTATGCTGTCAAGAAATAAGATTAAGGAGATTCAACTTCAGACAAGTATACGTGACAGTTACAAGGTCCCGTCTAGTTTTTTCTCCTGCGATGAACTAGAATATGTGTATCTGCGAGCTTGTGTTTTCACTAGTTTACATTTGCCACCTCCATCTAAAGGCTTCAAACAATTGCATACTCTTCGTCTAGAATATGTCACTGTGGAAGGAAATAGTTTAGGGGATTTAGTAGCGAGTTGCCCGAATTTGGAGAAACTTAATATTCGTGGATTGTACAGCAAATCCAATATAAATATTCGTTCAACAAAGCTCAAGGTGCTAAAAATTGAAGGCTGGTTTACACACCTCAATCTGCATGCTCCTTATCTTACTTCCGTATGGATCGGATTGGAACTGAATTCTGACACAGATGGTGCTTCGACAACCAGATGCAACTTCAATCTTTCTCCATTTATTGCTTCTCTTTCAGATGTTGAGACTATTAGGTTTCATGGACACATCCTTGAG TGCGTAGAACATGAATTTCTGATTCTCAAGCAGCCAAAATTATTCAACCGGCTGACAGAGATAAGCCTGGAGATCAATCTCGGTGATCTCAAGGAAGCAAATTTTGCCTTGTGCTTATTTCAGCATGCCCCCAACCTGCGATTTGTCAAACTAAAG CTCATTTCCAGGAATTCCGTGGTACCAACAGTGCATTTCTGGGAATCAATAGACCGTGATGTCTGTCTCTTCCAGAACGTTGAAGTACTTGGTTTGTTCGACTTTACTGGCTCCTCTGCGGAGCTAAGCTTCTTGAAACTTTTACTTGAAGATGCACCAGTGTTAAGAAAAGTGGGAATAATCGACAAGGGATTGCACAGAAATGTCCTAAAATATCTCCTGAAGCTGAGAAGAGCATCAAGGGATGCAGAAATATTGATTCTTTGA